From Aspergillus luchuensis IFO 4308 DNA, chromosome 2, nearly complete sequence:
GTATCAGGGACACTCAGGTATATCGGACAATATCAGCCCCAGACAGCAAAAGCAGAAGGCGTAGCTTCCCGCCAAACATCCGGGGCCTGACAGTTCTGCCTAAACGCATACTCCATGATGAAGAATGATCACCAAACATGCATGCAATGAATGGACATAAAAGACATTGATCATCAATCAGACTGTCAGCCCAAGGGAGGACGGGGGTGGGTGACGATTGAGATTAGCGTTTCAGCCATCACACTTATAACCAGATCAAGCATAATTTTGAAGCATGACCTCACAGAAGTGTACGTCACTACCATCCAATTTCGCTTCACTTGCTATAGTATTAAAACTGTCAGCCTGGAGAACCAGCCCTTTCAGTCGTGGTTTGGTGGGGCTTGTGATACACCACATCGAATTATTGGCAAGTCGTCCTGGAAAGTTGGGGGCGCCCCTGGCATTGAAATCCGGGTTGTCTGTCGTCATCTCATTCAAGGGGAATCTGAGACATGGGGATTGTTGGTCAAAACAGGGTTATCTAGGCACCGTTTTCTTGGCCAATTGTTTCGTGGGCAAGTCTGCCGAGGATGGATTCCTGGCGATAACAGAACGATATGGATGGAATTCGACACGCTAGCTGATTTTCATTGCAGTActttggttggttggtgagaGAAATCTCTAGCTTCACTATCACCGCTACTATTGATATACTACGCTGACAGATTTTTTTAgttctttcttattattctttatgaCCCGCCATCCATTCAACGTGGGCCAGTCAATGCGAGATTTACAACCACGCTGTCGAGCTGCATGGATTATATCCTTCAATATCAATAGCTCCATAGCATTACAGTATCAGTAATCAACTAGTGGAGACTGCGATAGCCCGTAGGGTTGTGTTGGTTGTAATGCTTcattaatatagtatacaGTTGTGGGTTCAACGGACATGTCGCTCTCTCTTGGCTAAAACGGTTGTTGCTTGAAGTGCATACTACGGGGATCTGCCACCTCTCATTCTGATCTCTCCCCCTCTCAGCCCCTCCAAAGTACTGACAAAAAAGCCACCCTTGCGGGAATCAGTGGGTGATCATGGTGATCATGACGAATCCTCTGCATACTTACCTACCCCTGAGTACGCAATGTGCGGAGATTAACATGGCGGACATCAAAAAGCGGTCGCGCAACAGGGTCCTGATTTTACCGGATGCGGTCAGGGCGGTTAGGGTAATCATTCAGGGCCCGGTGGATTTGTTGTTGTCTCGGCCCGATAGTTTCGGCATTGAAGCTTCTAACTATTTGTCGATCGACCCAACGGGAGCGACGGCTTGGGTCTCGGGATGGAAGGctaaggagaagaagaaaaagcaagcaagtaagcaagcaagcaagcattGGAAAAAAGGGACCGGATCAGCTTCCCGCCGCACACGGGTTCATCCGGACGGTGATCAGTGGCTAGATAGAGATAGGGGTGCTACAGTAGGGATTCCAGACACTCTCAAACCAAAGGAGCACGCAATCAGGTTTCGCTGACTGGTTGAATAATAATCCATTCCAAATTTTTAGAGGTgttgtattttttttttttttttttttttttttttttttttttttctttctaggCTTAATCCACATCGCCGATCGACTAACAGCTGGTCACACAAGCTTTCCAAGCAATATACTATCCATTCATGGAGGCTTCACAGACCACATGTCAAGCGGCGATCGTGGAGCAGAAAGCATTGGATATCCACCCCGTAAATCCACTATCGATAGCATCGTTGTAACGATCCACTCTGTGGCGAGCATGTGAACAGTTACTCGACTCTGCTGGAGTCGTAACCCCCGTctggaaaagggaagaggagaaggatggggatggtagTGTTATTCAGCAGGGAGGCGAATGAGAAATCACAGACCTGATCCACCAGAGACAATGTGGTCGCACTTCGCACTGCAGGGTGAGACTGGAGGAGACAGATAAGCCAGTAGACTATTAATAAACTAGCGATAATGCGATAAACGCAATGGCAGGGTCAACTGAACTATGCTGGACGCGCAATCGATGAAGAAATGCTGCAACACCAGAAATTAGGGCACGGAGCGCGACCGAAAAAGAAGTGTGGACGGAGAGAAAGTCTATCGATGCCACACCATCACTGCCTTCCCCCAGCTGAGAGAACCCACTTTTTCCTCAGATTCTTTACAGACTTTTTTTCCTTGCGCCCCGCCAATCTACTATTTAAAAAATGACCCGGCTGTCCCTGTCTCGTAGTTCCTCAATTCAGAATCTCTATCAAAATGGCCATCCTCGATCTTTTGCGAGGCCGCCGCgcgcaggagcagcagcagccgcagcaatTTGACACTGATACTCCCTCCAAATTTCCCCAATTCACTATCTTTTCTCGTCCGGGCTCGTCGTTAGGTGATGACAGTAGCACGCCTTCATCGGGTATTGCCACCCCAATTGAAGAGAAGCAGCTCACGAAGCTGGGACCATGTCCCGAAATTGGTCGTCTGGCCTCGTGGAAAGGCGCCCTCATCCTGCTCGTCACCTCCGGCTCCCAATTCCTCGACAATGTCTTCATGACCAGTGCCAATGTCGCTTTGTCATCTATTCAAGAGAACTTTGACGTGTCGGACACCAATCTCCAATGGATGATCTCCGCATACACCCTTACGTTTGGTGGGTTCTTGCTCCTTGCGGGTGTTCTTTCCGACCGGTATGTACCATGTCCCCTTGAGACAATATCCTTCACCAAGCTAACTATAGACTTTCTCATCCAGGTATGGTCGCAAGTTGATCCTCTGTCTGGGTCTAAGCTGGCTCTCCCTTTGGACCCTGGCCATTGGCTTCGGCCAATCATTCATCCAACTCACAGTCTTCCGCGGTCTGCAGGGCATGGGAGCTGCGCTCACTGTGCCTTCAGCGATCGGAATCATCAGCTCCTACTTCAGTGGGCTTGATCGGACCCGCGCACTGTCCATCTACGCTTCCTCCGGAACTGTGGGGTTCTGCGTGGGTCTTATTTTTGGTGGCTTCCTTACTTCCTCTCTGGGATGGCGATACATCTTCTActtcattgtcatcatcaccggctCGCTAGGCATCCTGGGTGCGATTGTCCTTCCCAAGGACAACCTTGCTGGCAAGGAAAAGCCCAAGATGGACTATGTCGGCGCCATGCTCTCCACTGCGGGTCTGATTCTCCTCCAATTCGTGCTGTCCAGCGGTGGCTCCTATGGCTGGGGCACACCCTTCATCATTGTCCTTCTGGTGCTGGCCGTTGCCCTGCTGGTGGCTTTTACTCTCTGGGAGAAGTTCATTTCGTACCCACTGATGCCTCTGGGCTTGTGGAAGCTCCCTAACTTTGCTGGTCTGTGGATCGCAGGATTTAGTGAGTCCCTCCACCCCTAATCTTCCTACATGCAGAGAAACTAACAGACCCCTCCAGCCTGCTACGGCAGCTACCAAAACGTCATCTACTACATCGTCCTGATGGCCCAAGAAGTGGACAAGCTGTCTGCCGGCGACACCGCCCTCCGCTTCCTTCCCATGGGAGTGATCGGATTCATCGCCTCCATGGGCACCGGCAAGGCCCTCGAATACGTCAATGGGAAATACACCCTGCTGGCGGGGTTGATCCTCACTGTTCTCGCCCCAGTCCCGAGCGCTATCACATCCAGCCCGGAAACCAGTTTGTACGTGACCCACTCTATCCCctaaatgaatgaatgcatgCTAATGATTTACATCCAGCTGGGTCAATGtcctccccacctccctGATCAGCATCACTGCCGTctccctcatcttcgtcaccaccagcacTGCCATTCTCACTACTGTCCCTGTGCATGTGAAGAGTCTATGTGGTGGAATGGTAAGCTCCATCCCCTATCCCCTTTTTTACATCACAATGGAAGCCCCAAACTAATGAAGAAAATAGCTCAACACAGCCTTCCAAATCGGCTCCGGCGTCGCCCTTGCCATCTCCGCGGCCGTCGCTGAAGAAGTAGACATCAAAAAGGGACATGATCTCGCGCATCAATACCGCACAGGATTGTGGTGCTCTGCCGGTCTAGCTGGTCTAGGCTTGGTTATTGCATTCTTTAGTGTGAGCAGGAGGGGTATTGGGCCGGGTGATAGGGATGATACTGTTTGCGCGATATAAATagacttttcttcttctttctcttcttttcttttgacTTCGATTCACTTCTCCGACCCCATTatttgttttgctttttgatgATTCCCTTCTTACTGATTTTGATTTGAGATCTGTCATGTTTGGTGTTGGTGAGAGGGTACTTTGCTtgcttatttctttcttttttctccctagatgggatgggatacAACGGGTTATAGATGGGAAACAGCGGGACGGAAAAGTGGGCTATACATTGTCATTGTTTTCTTGGGATttgatcttcatcttttcttcttgctaGATGATATGACATGTTATGACTGCTAtgatatatagatagatagatgggcgaatatacatacatacatatattgattattatgAACATCACTTGTTTTTGCTCATTGATCCCAGTGAATAAAAGGGAAAAGTGAATGAGTATCTCCTGAACCATTAGATCAAACAGGAAAGTATCTCAACTGGGGTTGTAGCTCAGTGGTAGAGCGCTCGCTTTGCATGCGAGAGGTCAAGGGTTCGATCCCCTTCAGCTCcatttttagttttttttttttcccgcacccccctctcctctcaaACTATCTCTGCTACCCACCCATCAAATCTAAGTCAGTTTGACAACATTAaaattttgctttttgtgaCTCAGTGCGACATATTTCTATTAGTGATATGAAaataaatagagaagaatagAGTTTCACCAGAACAAAATCCTGCTTCTGGATCACTTCGCTTACAactagtacggagtagattgCAATGAGAAAAATCTTTAATCTGGGCGGGTCCGGCAGacgggagggaggggaaccATTACCCACCTCTCTTCTACCCAGTATCCAGTGATAGTAACTTTCAGGGACTCGTGGGTGACTTGGACCATGAATGGGTGGTTCGGATTCTTGGTTTTGTTTATTAGGGGGATTGAAGTGGCGAATTTTGTGAAAGTCGGACTGGGTGAGGTTTTTGTGGTTGGTTTCTAGGTCTACTTCAGTTGCAGTCGTTCTCGgtactagtaatatatatttttgctCCTAAATATCGATACCACTAGAACTGAATGCCCTGTGATGCGCTCTAATAACCATCGACAGACATCATAGTACCACTAGTAGCATTGACTACCAAAGGTCATCAGTAAGaaaagtactagtactaagtaatagtattttCACTTCGCACTCCCCCACAACTTAAcctcccccatcatccctaCAAATCCCTCCCCGATCCTCTGCACCGGTGCCTCGATCGCAATGGGCGCCCACACCGAGTACTCCCCATTCACGCCTAGTCTCGCTAGGAATTCCATCTTCTTACCCCCGTCAACAGATAAGAATGTTTTATTTCCCTTTCCGATCAAGCTCACATCCGACCATTTTCCGACCGGGAGACTGTAGTTCAGTGTGTATGGGTTGCCGCCGCTCACAAGGGTGATGTTACTTATGGACCCGTTGCCGTTGAGGAGGGTAGAATCCCTCCCTGAGAATAAAGGTGACGGGTGACTTGTGGAAGGATatacagagaaagagagggtgTAGTCTCTGCCTTTGCTTTGGAtaggggtggtgagggtgcaTGTTTCCGTGAATCTTATGGTTGAGTTAGATGTATTAATGGGACAGCTGTGATTACACGTGGCGTGGTAGTTGTTCCCAGATAAATCTGGAACGGTTGTCCCAGTGATATTGGCGAAATTGTAATGTAGAATCAGATCCGTCTTGCTCGGTACATGACGATCGAGGTTCTGGCCTGGGATCACAGCGTGGAGTGTGTCGAACACATCATCGTATTCATCTTCCAGGATATCACCGCCCCATTGCTTGTCTGCTAGTGCGGGGAGAACGTCACGCCAGGAGTAATACGCCTCGAGATAGGTCGTTGCGTTGGGACCGTAGTCGTTCCAGAGGGCGGCGATATGGCCGAGTACGTAGGGGTTATCTCTTGGAGGGTTATCGGTTGCGTTAGTGGTAGAGAAGATGTTGGGGGCGTAGGGGCCGTTGTTTGCTGGATCACCGTGGAAGACTCGTGTCTTGTTGAGAAACTGCGGGTAGCTTCCAGACCATTTTCCGACAATATAGAAGGCGTCGTCGGAGTTCAGGACCGAGTAATTGTTCTTGATGTAGTCAAAGTAGGGGTTGTCTTCGTAAAATTCCCAGTGCTGGATGGTGACGGCTTTGGAGACGTTGGCGCCCTGCGATGGGGTGAAGGTGCCCCAGATGCGGGTGTTTTTGTTGGATTGCTCGGCGATGTACGTGTGCATGTCGTTGACGAAGTCAGTATAGTCGGAGACGTAAGAAGAGGAGTATTCGTCCGCGCCGAGGTGGACGGTTTTGCTGTGGAaccaaggaaggaagatcTTCCAGATTGTTTTCATGGTCGGGATGGTGTCTGGATGGCTGATGTTGAGCATGCTGAGGTCTGTCAGGCCGAGTTCTGGTCGCCATTGCACGATGGCGAGGGCATGACCGGGTGCTTCGATTTCAGGGATGATGGTGACACCACGACGGGCGCATTGGCGCTGGATGTGATCGAATTGGCTGCGCGTGTACGACTCGTTGGCTCGTTTGTTGAGCCCGGATAGGGCGGGGTCGTCGGACCAGGGCCGGAATGCTGCATAGAGATCCAGAGATTCCTGCGTGGAGTAGAGGTCGACGTTGTTGTAGAGATTGTCGctgaggtggagatggaacACGTTCTGCTTGAAGAAGGACAGATACGAGCACATTTCGATCAAGAAGTCGGGTGGGTAGTAGTGACGTCCGGCATCGAGCTTATCGGTTAGATGTATGGTTGTGTAGAGGTGTCTGAGGACTTACCATGACGCCTCGTGTTCCCCACCCTGGAGCATCAATTGCAGAGCCTTGAGGGAGATTATGTTTGCTAACCACAGCGGCCTGGATTAGTGAGCGTGTTCCCCACCAAACGCCTAAGGGGCTTGCCCCAGAGATGGCAATTCCATGATTGTCAATGAGCAAGGCATATGCCTCCGCTGTGAAGCGTCCCGCAACATCGCGGAAGTCTGTGTTATTGGAGAGGGTCAGGAAAATTGCATGGTCGCTAGAGGTATTACTGGTGACAAGTGGGAGGTCGATCCCAAGAGAAGAACGAAGGTCCTCTTGAAAGGTCGCGGCAAATTCTTTCAATGTCGGTGGAATCAATGTTTGGCCTTGAGTATCCACAGTACTGGCATGGCGAGCATCCACGACAATCTTGGTGAGTTGTGACAGTGCATAGGTGCTATTATTATCAGCAAAGGGAATAGTGGGGACCGTCACCAGACGGGAGAACCCTGTAATTGTAAGAGACTACATGAGCTATATTATGTCAAGGTGCATACCGCAGATGGTGAAGTCGAGAATAAGACCGACGGTGCCAAGTGCCCTCCACCGCATGATGATGCCTGAATTATTCTTGGAGTCTTAGAATGGGCGTGCGTCCGAATAAATAGTACCCTGGCAGACCCGCATGTAACCTGCAAATACTAGCGAAGTCGTGCAGCACGATAGCAAGGTTGCAGCTCGGCTAGCAGGGTTATATTGACCGTTTCATGCGATCTGGAAACGGTACCTAGAAGAGATCCTTGATTGGTTATGATTGCCTTGTTGAGGGCTAAGTCGGAACCCCGCACGGAGTTGATATGCGCTTCACTCTGATAACCTATGAGGGGTCGGGTTATCATCGGATTGCCCCGACAGATGGATGCAGATCATGTACTAGAGCATACTAGTAGTGtcaccttcccctcttcatgTAACCTACCGTTGTGCAGAAGATACTGATAGATCGAGATTCTTCAATGGGAGGATGTAACATATAGGCCATGGAAGGTGGGAACCGATAAGCTAAAGCAGCACTGGATATGATGTACTTGCTGATCAGGGTATACGTCAAACTACAAAGCGCATGATTCGATATTGTGAGTAGCATTATCTACGTAGATGTACTGATACGCGATGGAAATAAGAAGTATAGTATAGGAAACTCACAATCGAGTCAATCATTATTCCGGCAACAGCTGAGATGCCTGAAGTGTATATGTGACGTTATAATCCCAGATATCTAGGAATGCGCATATCAGATCAGCAGAAAGCTTCATATATTCGTA
This genomic window contains:
- a CDS encoding uncharacterized protein (COG:P;~EggNog:ENOG410QE36;~InterPro:IPR005829,IPR020846,IPR011701,IPR036259;~PFAM:PF07690;~TransMembrane:12 (i80-100o120-140i147-170o182-200i207-230o236-257i269-288o294-318i339-362o374-395i402-420o432-455i);~go_component: GO:0016021 - integral component of membrane [Evidence IEA];~go_function: GO:0022857 - transmembrane transporter activity [Evidence IEA];~go_process: GO:0055085 - transmembrane transport [Evidence IEA]) — protein: MAILDLLRGRRAQEQQQPQQFDTDTPSKFPQFTIFSRPGSSLGDDSSTPSSGIATPIEEKQLTKLGPCPEIGRLASWKGALILLVTSGSQFLDNVFMTSANVALSSIQENFDVSDTNLQWMISAYTLTFGGFLLLAGVLSDRYGRKLILCLGLSWLSLWTLAIGFGQSFIQLTVFRGLQGMGAALTVPSAIGIISSYFSGLDRTRALSIYASSGTVGFCVGLIFGGFLTSSLGWRYIFYFIVIITGSLGILGAIVLPKDNLAGKEKPKMDYVGAMLSTAGLILLQFVLSSGGSYGWGTPFIIVLLVLAVALLVAFTLWEKFISYPLMPLGLWKLPNFAGLWIAGFTCYGSYQNVIYYIVLMAQEVDKLSAGDTALRFLPMGVIGFIASMGTGKALEYVNGKYTLLAGLILTVLAPVPSAITSSPETSFWVNVLPTSLISITAVSLIFVTTSTAILTTVPVHVKSLCGGMVSSIPYPLFYITMEAPN
- a CDS encoding uncharacterized protein (CAZy:GH20;~COG:G;~EggNog:ENOG410PGBW;~InterPro:IPR025705,IPR017853,IPR029018,IPR013320, IPR015882,IPR015883;~PFAM:PF02838;~SECRETED:SignalP(1-21);~go_function: GO:0004553 - hydrolase activity, hydrolyzing O-glycosyl compounds [Evidence IEA];~go_function: GO:0004563 - beta-N-acetylhexosaminidase activity [Evidence IEA];~go_process: GO:0005975 - carbohydrate metabolic process [Evidence IEA]) — protein: MRWRALGTVGLILDFTICGFSRLVTVPTIPFADNNSTYALSQLTKIVVDARHASTVDTQGQTLIPPTLKEFAATFQEDLRSSLGIDLPLVTSNTSSDHAIFLTLSNNTDFRDVAGRFTAEAYALLIDNHGIAISGASPLGVWWGTRSLIQAAVVSKHNLPQGSAIDAPGWGTRGVMLDAGRHYYPPDFLIEMCSYLSFFKQNVFHLHLSDNLYNNVDLYSTQESLDLYAAFRPWSDDPALSGLNKRANESYTRSQFDHIQRQCARRGVTIIPEIEAPGHALAIVQWRPELGLTDLSMLNISHPDTIPTMKTIWKIFLPWFHSKTVHLGADEYSSSYVSDYTDFVNDMHTYIAEQSNKNTRIWGTFTPSQGANVSKAVTIQHWEFYEDNPYFDYIKNNYSVLNSDDAFYIVGKWSGSYPQFLNKTRVFHGDPANNGPYAPNIFSTTNATDNPPRDNPYVLGHIAALWNDYGPNATTYLEAYYSWRDVLPALADKQWGGDILEDEYDDVFDTLHAVIPGQNLDRHVPSKTDLILHYNFANITGTTVPDLSGNNYHATCNHSCPINTSNSTIRFTETCTLTTPIQSKGRDYTLSFSVYPSTSHPSPLFSGRDSTLLNGNGSISNITLVSGGNPYTLNYSLPVGKWSDVSLIGKGNKTFLSVDGGKKMEFLARLGVNGEYSVWAPIAIEAPVQRIGEGFVGMMGEVKLWGSAK